A window of Syntrophaceae bacterium genomic DNA:
CCATCTGCCGGACGACCGGCAGGCGGCGGCGTGGCTCGACGCCGGCCGCGCGACGATCGCGCTCGTCATCCCCCCGCGCTGGACCGAGGCAATCCGCTCGAACCGCGATGCGCCCCTGCAGGTCCTGATCGACGCGAGCGACCCCAACATCGGGTCGATCTCCCGGGGCTACATCACCTCCTTCGTCGAGCGGTACAACGCGCAGCTGCTGGCCGATTTCCTGGCCCGGCAGGGCCTGGAGACGCTCCACCCGCCCGTCGAGGGGCGCGTCCGGGTCTGGTTCAACGAGGACCTCGAGAGCCGGAACTTCATCGTGCCCGGCATCATCGCCGTCATCATCATGATCGTGGGCGCCATGCTGACCTCCCTCGTCATCGCCCGGGAATTCGAGAACGGCACCATGGAGACGATCCGGTCCCTGCCGATCAACGCCCTCGAGTTTCTCACCGGGAAGGCCATCCCCTACTACCTCATCGCCATGACGGACGTCCTCGTGGCGCTCGTCATGGGGCAGCTGCTCTTCGGGGTCGTCATGAAGGGGAGCTTCTGGCTGATGATCCTGGCCTCGTCGCTCTACCTCTCGGTGGCGCTCGGAATCGGGCTCTTCATCTCGGTCGCCACGAAATCCCA
This region includes:
- a CDS encoding ABC transporter permease, whose protein sequence is MRLQAMRIHPRNVQAVARKEFYHIVRDYRSLYMAFALPLLLILLFGYALSLDVDNVKVVIVDHDRTALSRDFASRLDASPYFDLVSHLPDDRQAAAWLDAGRATIALVIPPRWTEAIRSNRDAPLQVLIDASDPNIGSISRGYITSFVERYNAQLLADFLARQGLETLHPPVEGRVRVWFNEDLESRNFIVPGIIAVIIMIVGAMLTSLVIAREFENGTMETIRSLPINALEFLTGKAIPYYLIAMTDVLVALVMGQLLFGVVMKGSFWLMILASSLYLSVALGIGLFISVATKSQLVANQIALLVSYLPALLLSDFVFPVENMPVMLQFVTRIVPATYYIDILNGLFLRNVGMAYLWPSFAVLLVMFLASAALAVGRMRREGL